A single window of Bordetella genomosp. 11 DNA harbors:
- the cheZ gene encoding protein phosphatase CheZ — METTQSPTQGPNGDPSELIHRIASLTRMLRDSMRELGLDQAIKDAAQAIPDARDRLRYVAQMTEQAAHRVLNAIDQTQPIQEDMAKGAQALDARWSEWFDQPLELADARELVKDTRAFLQHVPKQTQATQSKLLEIMMAQDFQDLTGQVIMKMMDVVGAIEKELLQVLIDSVPTERREEANTLLNGPQVNPTGKADVVTSQDQVDDLLASLGF; from the coding sequence ATGGAGACGACACAGAGCCCCACCCAGGGTCCCAATGGCGATCCAAGCGAACTCATACACCGTATCGCGTCCCTGACGCGGATGCTGCGCGACAGCATGCGCGAACTGGGCCTGGACCAGGCCATCAAGGACGCCGCGCAGGCAATACCGGACGCCCGGGACCGCCTGCGCTACGTTGCGCAGATGACCGAACAGGCGGCGCACCGGGTGCTGAACGCGATCGACCAGACCCAGCCCATCCAGGAAGACATGGCCAAGGGCGCGCAGGCGCTGGACGCCCGCTGGAGCGAGTGGTTCGACCAGCCCCTGGAACTGGCGGATGCCCGGGAATTGGTCAAGGACACCCGCGCCTTCCTGCAACACGTGCCCAAGCAGACCCAGGCTACCCAGTCGAAGCTGCTGGAGATCATGATGGCGCAGGATTTCCAGGATCTTACCGGCCAGGTCATCATGAAGATGATGGACGTCGTCGGTGCGATCGAGAAGGAACTGCTGCAGGTCCTGATCGACAGCGTGCCCACCGAGCGCCGCGAAGAAGCCAATACGCTGCTGAACGGCCCGCAGGTGAACCCCACCGGCAAGGCCGATGTCGTCACCAGCCAGGACCAGGTCGACGACCTCCTGGCCAGCCTGGGGTTCTAG